GATCAACTATGGAACAGGTAAAGATGTAAGTGACGAAACCATTAAGGATTCCGGGGAACCTCTGGAGATAAAATGGTATAATGACAGCTATGTTGAAATACCTGTCTATCAAGACTAAAAGCCTTTGTTTAAGGAATTTTATCCAAATGTAGTTAACGACTGTTAACATCAAAATAAAAAATCATTACATTTGCTTTTTTTCAAATCAAATATAGTTATTGAATGAATCAACTTTTTAGAAGAAAAATCTATTCAGATACAGATACTTCAACGGGACTTTTAAGAGTCTTAGGCGTGTGGGACATCGTGTTTTTTGGTATTGCGGCAATTATAGGAGCTGGGAGTTTCAGCAGTTTGGGAGAAGCCGTTTTCAGAGGCGGCCCCGGTGTTATCCTTCTATATTTGATTTGCGGCTTTGCCTGTGGGTTCACCGCTTTATGTTATGCTGAGTTTGCCAGCAGAATTCCTACTGCAGGCTCTGCGTATACTTATGCCTATGCAAGTTTCGGGGAGCTGATTGCCTGGATCATCGGCTGGGCCCTGATCATGGAATATTCTTTCGGAAATATTTATGTAGCCTTCTCCTGGTCAGATTATTTCACCAGCTTTTTAGGCCGTCTGGGGATGCATATTCCTGATTACCTGACCTGCAGCTATACAGAAGCCAGAAAAGCCTTTCAGTATGGCTCAGAAAATAAAGAGCTGTTGAATGCATGGAAAACTGCCCCGCTCATCGGAAGCCTTAAGTTTATTGTAGATATACCGGCCCTGGTGATCAACGGTCTTATTACATGGCTTTGTTATGTAGGGGTAAAAGAAAGTAAAAACTTCAACAACTCCCTGGTAATTTTAAAACTAGCTGTAATTGTACTGGTAATTCTTGTGGGATGCGCATATGTAAACACTGAAAACTGGACGCCAATAAGCCCTGCAACAGGATCACCATCCTTCATGCCTAATGGTTTTGCAGGAGTAATGAGTGCGGTATCAGGAGTATTTTTCGCGTATATAGGCTTTGATGCCTTAAGTGTACTTTCTGAGGAAACAAAAGACCCACAGAAAACATTACCAAAAGGGATGATTATCTCTCTTGTTTTATGTACGGTTATCTATATTGCACTGACACTGGTATTAACAGGTATGGTGGACTATAAAAAGTTTGACGGTGTTGGAGACCCGCTTTCCTTTATATTTGAAAAAACCAATGCCAATGTTGCCTGGATGGAACTGGTCGTTTCTTTCGTAGCGATAGTTGCCATTACAACCGTATTATTGGTATTCCAGATGGGGCAGCCAAGAATCTGGTATGCAATGAGCCGTGACGGGCTGATGCCTGCAAGGTTTCAGAAGGTACACCCTAAATATAAGACTCCGTCTTATGCAACAGTGGTTACCGGAATTGTAGTAGGAATCCCTATCCTGTTTACTGATAAAACATTCATTCTTGACTTTACAAGTATCGGAACGATTTTCGCTTTTGTACTGGTTTGTGCAGGGGTACTTCTTCTTCCGGCTAAAGAAAAAATAAAAGGCAGATTCCACCTTCCTTATGTGAATGGAAAGATGATCTTCCCTGTTATTTTTATTGGAGGATTAATTGGATTCTATTACTGGCAGCCGGAGTTTTTCCGTACTTTGACAGACTGGTCTGATCCTAAGGAAGGAGAATTCAGAGCTTCTATCTGCTTCTTCATTGTGATCAACTTAATCTTATGTGTCGTGACTTTTGTTAAAAACCTTTCTCTTATTCCACTAATCGGGTTAAGCTCTTGTTTATACCTTCTTACCGGGATGAGCCATGAAAACTGGTTCTGGTTCGGAATGTGGTTCCTGATAGGAATGGTGATTTACTTTTTCTACGGCTATAAGAATAGTAAACTTGGAAAAGAATTAAGAAACAGTCAAAAATAATAAACAAAATTCCAAAGAGGCAAAACCGCAAAAAGGTCATCTGTAAAGAGACTTATTTGCGGTTTTGCCTTTTTATTTTTCATCCCAAAAACTGAAAATAAGGGCATAAAATCAATTCCTTTTCCACCTGCCGATGGTAATTCATGAAAGTTAATCTTTGAGTTGAAAAGATCAGAATGACCTGTACTGGCACTGTTTATGCCTTATTCTTTAAAATCGGCAGCATTATTGCTATAATATCGATGCCATCAATAAACTAGCCCACCATGTCTGAAAGAATAAAAACATACAGTGAGTTTTATCAGTTTTATCTGACTGAACACAGCAAAACAGGAACACGGATTTTTCATTTCATAGGCACTCTGCTCGTATTTTTTGTTATAGGATACGTTATCAGCTCAGGAAAAGAAAGATTCTTATGGTATGTGCCAATTTTCGGATATGGATTTGCATGGTTCAGCCATGCCGTTATTGAAAAAAACAAACCAGCTACTTTTAAATATCCTTTATGGTCGCTGATTTCAGATTTCAGACTGTTTTTTGAGCTTCTGACTTTCAGACAAAAATTTATAATGCCGGACAAGAAGCCACAGAATGAGTAAATGAAATCCTTTACATGTACATCATTTTTGTATCAAAAAGTATCGTGCTTACAATCAGTATTTTTTTTCAAGAATTTCGTAGTGGATTGTGTTTACTATTTTTTCGGCAAGAGCATCTCCATCAATTTTACTCGGTTTAGGGTTGTAGCTTGAAAAAGTCATGGTATTATCTTTATTTAAGGTGACCTCTACTTCTTCGAGAATGTTTTGGTCATCTACATAAAACTGGATTCTGTTTTCTACAATTCTCCAAAAAGAAAGTCTTGGTTCGGAAGGGCTGCAATCATCCACTGTACCTTCTATATAGTTATAAACAGCAAAACCATCTTCCCGGATTGCATAATTTCTCATCAAACGGCAGTGATCAAATTCTTTGATTACTTTCTTTTTGTTGTCATAAAATCCAGCTTCCTTTAGTTTCCAAAATCCTGTGACGTTGTTTGGAATTAATTTCTGTCCATTCATAACACAAGAAAGAAATAGAAAGAACGCAAGAAAAGGTATCCTGTGCATATTTATGTGATTTTGAGCGAAAATATAATGATTAGAATAAAAAGCTTCAGCGGGCGGCTCCGCCGCCCGCTGAAGCTGAAGTTTTAAACTCTGAAATTAAAACTCAGGTTTCTTTATTTAAATTTTTTCTTAAAACTGAATTTAAGCATATTCATCAGTCCCGGCTCTATGATATCAATCCCTAATCCGAAGTTGCTGTCAGCTACCATATGATGATCCATCCTGAATTTCTCAAACTCGGTCTGCTGGATTTCTACGTTCACCAAAGGATTAAATTCTATATACACACTTGCCCCATTTTTGGCAACCTTTTTACGGCTTTTATAATCAAAATAAGGATTGGCTATTGTACTTTCCTGTACCGTATATTTTTCTTCAGTGTCTATTTTCTGATCTGTAGAAAGATTAATCTCATATTTCTCACTATCGAAATTATGCCAGAATGGTAAATCTTTATGCATAAAATCCCGCGCACTTGCTTTGACAACATTACGATCGAAATACATCAGAAAACGGTTCTTTTGCAAATCTGTATAATAAGGGTTATCAACTACAGAAGTATATTGAATCTTAAGTTCATTTTTCTTTTTATCATCACTTATAACATCAATGGCCGCCTCCCTGAATATATTTCGGATATCAGTACCGTTCCGGTCATTAGAATAATTAAGGCTGTAATAAAAGAAATTATTCCAGCTGTCTATAATTTCCCTTTTATTAGTAACTTTAAAATACTTTCTCATTGCATTAGCCCGGTTCCCTTTGTATGTGGTAATCAGATTCAGCTTTCCGACGCTGCCCTGTACATTAAAATCTACTTTTTCATCAATGCAGTAATAGGCATATTTATGAGGCTTTCTTATCTGAAGTTCCTGATTCTCCTTAACTTCCAGATAGTGCATAAAATATATAAATCCACGGTTTTCAATCAGTCCGAACTCATCACGGATGGTGGCATCAACAAAATACTCCTGCCCTTTGTAATTGATTTTTACAACAACATGATTGAAATTCAACAGTGATGGCAGATAGTATTTAATATAATAATCTGTACTAAAATTAACCAGAACCACTGAAGCATCTACTCCGATATAATCCAGAATAACCTTTAGCAAAACAGACTTTGCTTTGCAGTCTCCCTGTTTATTTTCATAAGTTATAGCAGGTTCCTGCGGTTTGTGCCCGTTCATCTCATCTGCATTGAAGGTATAATAGATATGATTCTGAACATATTCTATTGCAAACTGTAGTTTCTCATCAAGATCGGTAATAGCATCAAGCTTTTCCAGAAGGTTGGGTGCAAAATCCTTTAATGATGACTTGTTGAAAATATCATTATAAATAGGAACAATATAGTTGGAAAGATCCTTCCAGTTGCTTTCGGTAGCAAAGTCTATATAAGGGAAAATTTCACGGCTTGAATCTACAGGGTTAATATAATTCTGCTTATCAATTACAAAACGTTCTCCTTTTTTTAAATGACTGATTTCGGGTTCCAAAACATGGCCCTCTTCATCTCTGAAAAATGTTTTCTTATAGGCAATGGTCTGTTCACGATCATTGATGAATGTAAATTTAAAACTCCCGTAAGCCCAATAATTATCAGGACTTACCCATACATATTTTGAAAATTCTTCTCTCAAAAAATCACGTTCCGTAAAAACCTTGATTCTGGAATCTTCCAATACCAGTACATCATACAGCCTAAGATCTCTGATGGTAATATTAATCTTTTTGTTACTGCTTAAAATCCCTCCGCTGCTCTGATTTTCGCTGTCCAGTACTTTTATTTTCGTATCAGGGATTTTATCAATCAGTACTCCGTCTCTCAGAACACTGATTCTGTGGATCTGATAGACCTCATTTTCTTCCACAACAACATCCATGACAGAGGCTCTTTCAAGATTCCCGGGTTCATTCAGTGTATAAGCCATACAGGTATACTCACTGTTTTCAGTATTGCTTGTGTAATATTTTCTGTCTAAGAAATAGCAGTAATCCCTGCCTTCATCAATTTGTTTTCTGGCAAATTCGGAGTCTGTAATTCGATCTTTTATTTCCTGATCTCCAATATTTCCTGCCCATGTTTCAGGTTTCTGAATCCTGTAATTGTCAACTTGAATTTGATTGTCCATATGTAGTATAAAATTGTGTGTTTTGGTTGTCATCCTTAAGAACTTCAAATTAAATAATTAAAAAAGTAAAAAACAATAGAAGAACTGCTACAATTCATGAAAAATTCCGGCATGGTAATTGCCAAGTATGGTCTAAAATCAAGTTTATGAAAATTATAGCAACAATTCTAAAAGGAACAGTTCCTGCATTAGCATTATTTGCAATGACACAATGTACAAATAGTGCCAAAGTATCCGCTGATGAAAAAACATTCATCGTAGGGCCTCAAACTGCAGACTGTACCGGAGTAGCTCCTATGAAATGTCTGCAGGTAAAAGATAGTGCTTCAGGAGACTGGACTAATTTCTACAATAATATCGAGGGGTTCACTTACGAGCCAGGATATGAATATGTTTTAAAGGTAAAAACAGAAAAAATTGCTAATCCGCCAGCTGACGGTTCTTCTATAAAATACACGTTGGTAAAACAGGTTTCTAAAACGAAAAAAGAAACTGCTTCTGCTAATGAAAAAACACTTATTATTGGAGCCAACACGGTAGACTGCTCAGCAGGAGCCGGACGTATGAAGTGTATGCAGGTTAAGGAGAAAGCTTCTGAAAGCTGGAGCAGTTTCTACAACAATATAGAAGGATTCACTTATGAACCTGGATATGAATATGTTTTGAAAGTAAAAACAGAAAAAATTGCTAATCCTCCGGCTGATGGATCTTCAATCAAATACACATTGATACAACAAGTTTCTAAAACGAAAAAATAACAACAAAAACTCCCGGGAAGATTTTCCCGGGAGTTTTTCTTTATTCAGGCTGGGAGCTTTTTTTGATTTCAATAGCTTTTAGCTTCCCGGTGCTAGCTTTCTTTCGAATACCCTGACTCTTTTTGAGGCGGGTCAGGATATTTACCTTTATTAGCCTCTCCTACAGTGTTTGCAGTAGTCATGGCAACCACAAGATCATTCAGCATGCCGCTTGCTGCAGTAGGCGAATTGGGAAGAAGAACCAAACTGCTTCGGTTGCTTGCTCCTACAGAATGTAAAGTATCATAATGCTGGGTCACCACAATAAGAGCTGATGCTTCATATGAGTTGATATCTACATTATTCAGCATTCTTACAGACTCTTCAAGTCCTTTTGCAATTTCTCTTCTCTGGTCAGCTATTCCCTGCCCCTGTAATTTTTTAGACTCTGCTTCGGCTTTTGCCACCGCTACAATTCTGATTCTCTGTGCTTCAGATTCATATTCAGCGGCAGTCTTCTCTCTTTCTGCAGCATTTATCCTGTTCATGGCATGTTTTACCTGCTCATCCGGATCAATATCAGTCACCAATGCCTTGATAATATCATATCCGTAACTGTTCATTGCTTCCTGAAGTTCACTTTTCACAGCAATCGCAACGTCATCTTTTCTAACGAAAACATCATCCAGTTTTAATTTTGGCACTTCCGCTCTCACTACATCAAATACAAAAGAAGTAATTTGATTTTCAGGATTTTCCAAACGATAATAAGCGTCTCCTACCTGATTTCTGATTACCTGATACTGAACAGAGATTTTCATTTTGATGAAAACATTATCCAATGTTTTAGTATCAATCATAACATCCAGTTGCTGAATTCTCAAATTCAGCCTTTTAGCAATCTGATCTATAATAGGAAGTTTAAGGTGAAGCCCGGAATGTTTTACGGCCTGGAGTTTCCCAAAACGTTCTACAATAGCTGCAGTTTCCTGTTTTACCACAAAAAACGAAGCGAATAAAATAATCAATCCGAAAAAGATAATGGGTATTAAAAAAAGACTCATAGTTTTATAATTTTTTAATGTGTCGTCATCATTTCATTTTTGTTAAAATAAAACTTCACATTGTGTTTCATTAAATATAATAAAAATAAATGTACGCTTACCACAACATTAATGGATTGAAAATCAAACTCGTTACTTACAGATTAATTTAAGATAAGATTGTTTTAAGAAAAAACTTAATTTTGACTATAAATTATCCTGTATGGTTGATGCTAAAGAAATATTAAAAGGTCATATTTCAAAATTCACTTCTCTTTCAGATGAACAGTTTGATTATGTTTTCGGACATTTTAATTTAATTAATTTAAAAAAAGGACAAAGCCTGATTTCTGAAGGTGATTTTGTAGATCATGAGTATTTCGTATTTGAAGGCTGTCTTAAAGCATTTTATCTCAATGATGATGTAAAAATGTTTATTCTCCAGTTTGCAATGCCAACGTGGTGGGTCACGGATTTTGATGCTCTTTACAGTAAAAACAGAGCTACAATCAATGTAGACTGTATCACCAATGCCGGTATTTTATCTATATCCAATGAAGACCGTGAAAAGATCTGCAATGAAATTCATGAAGTTGAGCATTTTTTCAGATGGCGTACGAATAAAGGCTATGTAGCTGCGCAAAAACGACTCCTCTCTTTCATGAATAATGATGCGAAGTTCAGGTATGAAGAGCTTCTGGCGTTATATCCTCAATTGTACAATTTGGTGCCCAAACATCTGATTGCAGCTTATTTAGGAGTATCAAGAGAGACTTTGAGCAGGCTTAATCAGTCTAAACACTAATTTTTTTCTCCTTTTAAAACTTATATTTAGTGATCTACATCACATAACTTTCTCTCGGATTCGGCTGAACTTTGTCCTATCATTTAAACCCAATTAAAAATGGACACAAAAAGTTTTATAATAGACAGCCAAAAAAGTTTAGCTGAATGGACCGGAAGAAAAGTAACAGGAGCTCATAACGGAACCATAGGAGTGAAAGAAGGACATTTCACATTCGGAAACGGCAACATCCTGTCAGGGAAATTTGTAATCAACACAAAATCAATTACCATCCTTGATATAGAAGAATCTGAAACCAATACTCAATTTGCAAATCATCTGGCTTCTGATGACTTCTTCAACTCAGACCAATATCCTGAAGCCGTTTTTGAAATTACTTACGCTGAGCCAGGTGACAGTAATCTTTACCATGTAAAAGGTGATCTTACCATTAAAGGCATTACCCATTCTCTTGAAACAACGTTACAGATTGTGAAAAAGGATAACACTGCTGTTTTAGACGCGAAAATTGTAATTGACCGGGCAAAATTCAATATCAGATTCAGATCTGCCAATTTCTTTACCAACCTTGGTGATACTCTTATCTATAACAATTTCGATCTGAATATTCATTTAGTTGCAGAGGCAGCCAATTCATTAATATCATTAAAAATTTAATATTATGCCATTTATAACCATAGATGTTTTACGCGAAGATATAAGCCGCGAAAAAAAACAGGAATTAATTCAAAAAGTAAGTGAAGTAATCACTATCGTTTTAAATAAAGATCCGCATCTGACCCACATAATAATTAACGAAATCGACAATGATAACTGGGGATATGCAGGAGAGCAGGTTTCAGTGTTAAAAGAGCAGGGATTTTCAACCGAAAAAAAGTAAATCAGATATGAAAAAACAAACCGTACTTATCACCGGAGCATCATCAGGAATTGGTTTGGCGACCGCCCGCTATTTTTTAGACAGAGGGGATAATGTAGTCATCAATTCACAAACAGAGTTGAAATTACAAGCCGTTTATAATGAACTGAAGGCTGGAGAAAATCTCGCGATGGTTGCCGGAGATGTTTCGAATAAATCAACAGGAGAAGCATTGGCTAAAACTGCTCTTGAAAAATTCGGTTCAATAGATGTTTTGGTCAACAATGCAGGTATCTACGAAAACAAACCGTTTTTAGATGTAACGGAAGAATACCTGGACAGATTTTTATCAACCAACTTAAAAGGAACATTCTTCACAACACAGGCTGTACTTCCCCAAATGATCAAACAGAAAGAAGGTGTGGTCATCAACATCGGAACACCGCTGGTTTATCATGCAATTGCACAATCTCCGTCCACAGCCCCAATTTCCAGCAAGGGAGCGATCCATGCTTTGACATTGCAACTGGCTGCAGAATTTGGAAATGATAATATCAGAATAAACACCGTTGCACCAGGGCTCATAAGAACACCGATGCATGGTCATAACCTTGACAACAACGCGGGACTTCATTTGATTAACCGTATCGGAGAACCCGAAGAGGTTGCCCAGATGATTCATGCAATTGCCAAGAATAAACTTATTTCAGGTGCGATCATCAATGTAGACGGAGGAATGGGCGCAGGACATCGTTTATAAAAATGAAAATTCTAATTTTACTTGCATGGCTGTTTATGATACCAATAAACAGCTATGCTCAAAAAATAAATGTCATGAACACATACAAAACAGAAGAAACGGAAATAAGAAACATCATTAATGCCTATTATTTCAAAGGAATTTATGAAGGAAATACTGAGCTTTTAAAACATATTTTCCATAAAGATGCTTTGCTTTTCGGAGATATAAAAGGGGTTCCGTATTATAAGACCTCAGCACAGTATATTGAAGGAGTGGGAAACCGCGTAAGTCCGGAAAAATCCGGAAAAAATTTTAAACCAACCATCTTATCAGTGGATGTGATCAACACAATTGCTGTGGTAAAATTAAATGTAAAAATGTACGATTTCAATTACTATAATTTTATAACTTTTCATAAGATTGACGGCCAATGGCTTATTGTCAACAAGACGCTGACCGATGTAGAATGTTAATCTATTAATTTTACCAAAATAATCCAATATTATGTGGAATAAAAATAAGATAACAGATTTACTTGGCATAGAATATCCGATCTTTCAGGGGCCTTTTGGAGGCGGACTTTCTACTGTAGAACTCACAACAACGGTTAGTCGACTTGGCGGTCTGGGAGGTTATGGTGCCTATACTTTATCTCCTCAGGATATTTTTGATGTTGACCGGCAAATCAAAACGATTACAGATCAACCTTATAATCTGAACCTTTGGGTGAGCGATCATGATATTATTGATCAGGAACATACGGAGAATCTGTACCAAAAAGCGGTAGAGGTTTTCAAACCCTATTATGATAGTTTAGGTATTGAAGTTCCGCCTCTTCCGCCCTCCTTTGAATCAAGATTTCAGAATCAGCTTCAGGTTATTTTTGATATTAGGCCTAAGGTCTTCAGCTTTATGTTCGGACTTTTGGATCCTGATATTATTGAAAAACTGAAAAGCCAGGGGACAGTTATCATTGGAAATGCAACCACTGTGTATGAAGCCACCGCCCTGGAAAACACAGGTGTAGACATTATTGTAGCTTCAGGTTTTGAAAGTGGCGGCCACAGACCTTCATTTCTGGAGAAAGCTGAACTTTCAACCACCGGAACTTTTACTCTGATTCAACTGATCAGGGATAAGGTTAAAATTCCTGTGGTTGCAGCCGGAGGAATAGCCAGCGGGCGTGGCATTGCCGGAGCTTTCAAACTGGGGGCAGATGCTGTACAGGTCGGCACTGCATTTTTAGCTACCGAAGAATCCGGAGCGCTGCCTCTGCACAAGGAATTTTTGTTTTCCGAAGCTTCAAAATCTACAACCCTCACCAGAGCATACACCGGAAGATTAGGGCGCGGAATTACCACAAAAATCACAAGAGATGTATTGACCGCTACGGATAAAACATTGCCATTTCCTTTGCAGACTCATTTTATGGGAGCTTTGAGAAAAGCTGCACTGGAACAGCAAAAGAACGATTTGGTTTTCTTCTGGTCTGGGCAGATTGCTCCTATTCTGAAACACAAAAAGGCCTCCACTTTAATGAAATCATTAATAGAAGAGGCTTCTGAATTATTAAAATAATTAGAATTTACACCGTCATTCCGATGTCTATTCCTTTAATTTTCCGGTAAAGATCTGTAGCATAATTATCTGTCATTCCTGAAACGAAATCAATAATTCCCAAAACCTTCTGATAGTCTGTTCCGCTCTCATAGAAGAACTGCCTCGGAAGTAGTTTTAAGGCTTTTTTATCATAAGATTTTCTTTCATCCTCCGGTTTCAAAATGGAAGGGATAAAATGATCCAGTAATTCGTACATTACGTTATAGCCCGCATTTTCAATTTCCACCACTGCTTTGTGGTTGTAAATTTTTTCAATAGAAAAAGATTCTATATCCTGCAGTGCATTATTTTCCGATTTATAAATATCAAGCAGTCCTTTATCCAGATTTCCTTCCAGAATTGTTTGAAAATTCTGCTTATAAGCTTCAAGTGATTTGTTGATTAATGCATTTATAGCTTTTGCTCTCAGATAGGATATCTTTTCATTTTCATTGGAGATGGAAGCCAGTTTATTTTTTACTTTATCAATATCGCTGCTTTCAGATTTTACCAGTTCAAAGAAAAGGTTTTCACAATCTGAAGTAGATACAATCCCCAATCGGTGAGCATCTTCCATATCAATAATATTGTAGCAGATATCATCCGCAGCTTCTACCAGCCATACAAAAGGATGCCTTTTGAAAATATGAGGTTCCTCGCTCTCTGAGATCAGATGTGTTCCCTTCGCAATTTCAAGGAAAATATCTTTTTCATTCTGGAAAAACCCGAATTTCTTTCTGTGAATGATCCCTTTCTTCTTGGCAACGGCTTCACAAGGGTATTTCGCTATACTTGCCAGTGTAGAAAAAGTGAGTTGAATACCTCCGGCATCTTTTCCCTGCTGCTGCTGGGCCAATACTCTGATGGCATTAGCATTCCCTTCAAAGTTAACCAGATCAGCCCATTCTTTTTCATTGAATTTGGATTTCAGGTCATTCTCATTTCTTTCAAAATAACTTGCAATAGCATCTTCCCCGGAATGTCCGAAGGCAGGGTTTCCTACATCATGACATAAACAGGCTGCTGCAATTACATTTCCTAAATTATATAGATAAAAGTTCTTTGAATCTTCCGTAAGTTCATTTTTAAAATCTTCAGCAATATATTCACCAATAATACTTCCTAAACTTCTTCCTACAGAGGACACTTCCAGAGAATGCGTCAGCCTGTTGTGCACAAATACACTTCCTGGAAGAGGAAAAACCTGAGTCTTATTCTGCAGTCTTCTAAATGCGGAAGAGAAAATAATCCTGTCAAAATCTCTTTGAAAATCAGTTCTTGAAGCTTTGGTATGCGGATTGTTCCCTGTACGTTGATTGGTGAAAATCTGGTTTAAATTCATCATTTTTCAAAATTACTCCAAATTTTAGTTTTACGGAATAGTATTTGAACTTTTATTCAAAAGCAAAACTATGCCTGAAGGTCCCTCCATTATATTAATGAAAGAAAACCTGCAGCCTTTTGTCGGAAAAAAAGTGACAGAAGCATCAGGTAATGCAAAATTCGATAAAGAACTTCTTATCGGCCAGAAGCTTCATGAGATCCGTACTTTCGGAAAACAGACCTATCTTGTTTTTGATAAACAGGCCGTCCGCATTCACCTGTTGATGTTCGGGTCATATAGTATTAATGAACAGACGAAACCTGATCAAAGCCTTCGTCTGTCACTTAATTTTAAAACTGAAAGCATATATTTCTATACCTGTTCCGTCAAATCTGTAGATCTTGATTATTTATCTGGCATCGATTGGGAAGCTGATGTGATGAGTGACCTATGGAATCCCGAAAAAGCAAAGAAAAAACTCAAGGCCAAACCAGAAATGATGGTATGTGATGCCTTGATGAATCAGGATATTTTTTCGGGTGTAGGAAATATTATTAAGAACGAAGTTCTGTTCAGAATTGGTGTTCAGCCTGAAAGTCTTATCGGAAATCTGCCGGCAAAAAAACTGAAGGAGCTTATTGCCGAAGCCAGAAATTACAGTTTTGATTTTCTGAAATGGAAACGGGAATTTGTTTTAAAGAAACACTGGCTGGTTCATTCAAAAAAAGCTTGTCCGATATGCGGGCAAAAACTCGTAAAAAAACAAACAGGTATAGGAAAACGAAGAAGCTTTTACTGCGAAACAGATCAGAAGCTTTATTAATGCATTCCAACAACTCTTCCCATCAAAAGTCTATTCACAAAATCTATTTTGACCAGTGTTTTTTCCATTCATGAAAAAGCCTGAAAACATGCTATATTTGAGGTATTCAATCCATTTTCATTCATCGGTAAACGATGAACAATAATAACCGCTAATAAAACTCAAATTATTATACAATGACAGACAATACATGGCTCAACAGGTGGAACGACAGATACAGCAGTGAGGAATTTGCCTATGGTACAGAGCCCAATAATTATTTAAAAGAACAGTTAGAAAAACTAAAACCCTCCTCT
This genomic window from Chryseobacterium sp. MEBOG06 contains:
- a CDS encoding SDR family NAD(P)-dependent oxidoreductase, with amino-acid sequence MKKQTVLITGASSGIGLATARYFLDRGDNVVINSQTELKLQAVYNELKAGENLAMVAGDVSNKSTGEALAKTALEKFGSIDVLVNNAGIYENKPFLDVTEEYLDRFLSTNLKGTFFTTQAVLPQMIKQKEGVVINIGTPLVYHAIAQSPSTAPISSKGAIHALTLQLAAEFGNDNIRINTVAPGLIRTPMHGHNLDNNAGLHLINRIGEPEEVAQMIHAIAKNKLISGAIINVDGGMGAGHRL
- a CDS encoding nuclear transport factor 2 family protein; its protein translation is MNTYKTEETEIRNIINAYYFKGIYEGNTELLKHIFHKDALLFGDIKGVPYYKTSAQYIEGVGNRVSPEKSGKNFKPTILSVDVINTIAVVKLNVKMYDFNYYNFITFHKIDGQWLIVNKTLTDVEC
- a CDS encoding tautomerase family protein produces the protein MPFITIDVLREDISREKKQELIQKVSEVITIVLNKDPHLTHIIINEIDNDNWGYAGEQVSVLKEQGFSTEKK
- a CDS encoding deoxyguanosinetriphosphate triphosphohydrolase is translated as MNLNQIFTNQRTGNNPHTKASRTDFQRDFDRIIFSSAFRRLQNKTQVFPLPGSVFVHNRLTHSLEVSSVGRSLGSIIGEYIAEDFKNELTEDSKNFYLYNLGNVIAAACLCHDVGNPAFGHSGEDAIASYFERNENDLKSKFNEKEWADLVNFEGNANAIRVLAQQQQGKDAGGIQLTFSTLASIAKYPCEAVAKKKGIIHRKKFGFFQNEKDIFLEIAKGTHLISESEEPHIFKRHPFVWLVEAADDICYNIIDMEDAHRLGIVSTSDCENLFFELVKSESSDIDKVKNKLASISNENEKISYLRAKAINALINKSLEAYKQNFQTILEGNLDKGLLDIYKSENNALQDIESFSIEKIYNHKAVVEIENAGYNVMYELLDHFIPSILKPEDERKSYDKKALKLLPRQFFYESGTDYQKVLGIIDFVSGMTDNYATDLYRKIKGIDIGMTV
- a CDS encoding YceI family protein, with protein sequence MDTKSFIIDSQKSLAEWTGRKVTGAHNGTIGVKEGHFTFGNGNILSGKFVINTKSITILDIEESETNTQFANHLASDDFFNSDQYPEAVFEITYAEPGDSNLYHVKGDLTIKGITHSLETTLQIVKKDNTAVLDAKIVIDRAKFNIRFRSANFFTNLGDTLIYNNFDLNIHLVAEAANSLISLKI
- a CDS encoding DNA-formamidopyrimidine glycosylase family protein, which gives rise to MPEGPSIILMKENLQPFVGKKVTEASGNAKFDKELLIGQKLHEIRTFGKQTYLVFDKQAVRIHLLMFGSYSINEQTKPDQSLRLSLNFKTESIYFYTCSVKSVDLDYLSGIDWEADVMSDLWNPEKAKKKLKAKPEMMVCDALMNQDIFSGVGNIIKNEVLFRIGVQPESLIGNLPAKKLKELIAEARNYSFDFLKWKREFVLKKHWLVHSKKACPICGQKLVKKQTGIGKRRSFYCETDQKLY
- a CDS encoding NAD(P)H-dependent flavin oxidoreductase produces the protein MWNKNKITDLLGIEYPIFQGPFGGGLSTVELTTTVSRLGGLGGYGAYTLSPQDIFDVDRQIKTITDQPYNLNLWVSDHDIIDQEHTENLYQKAVEVFKPYYDSLGIEVPPLPPSFESRFQNQLQVIFDIRPKVFSFMFGLLDPDIIEKLKSQGTVIIGNATTVYEATALENTGVDIIVASGFESGGHRPSFLEKAELSTTGTFTLIQLIRDKVKIPVVAAGGIASGRGIAGAFKLGADAVQVGTAFLATEESGALPLHKEFLFSEASKSTTLTRAYTGRLGRGITTKITRDVLTATDKTLPFPLQTHFMGALRKAALEQQKNDLVFFWSGQIAPILKHKKASTLMKSLIEEASELLK